In Rutidosis leptorrhynchoides isolate AG116_Rl617_1_P2 chromosome 6, CSIRO_AGI_Rlap_v1, whole genome shotgun sequence, the DNA window GTAACGCATGGAAGAAGAAGAAAAGCTTACATCATCAGACTCCTCTTTCTCTTCAACCTTCTCTTCTTTCTTCGACTCAGCAGCAGCTGCTGGTGCAGCACCGCCACCACTGGCGGCAGCAGCAActgcaacaccaccaccaccacctgacgGAACCGAAGCTAACTTTTCTCTTCCAGATGCAATCAGCTCGGTAATATCTTTACCCTTGACTTCAGACAAGAGCAAGCTGATTCTCTCATCATCAGCATCGGCTCCAACTGCACACAATCAGTTAACTGATAAGTTACTAAGCATACAATTCATCTCATAGCCCAGACACTTTTAGATTGAATAATACAAACCATTCAAACTAAAATATCAAATAAGACATTTACATGCTTGAAAAATCCAAATAGTTAAGACACACTTATACTGCATAATCAAAAGTATAAAAAAAGATAATGCATCATCAAACAATTTTAAGACGATGACAACACTAGCAGTAAAATCAACTATTATTCAATACACAATTTTTGTAATACAATTAGGTGAGCTAGTGAAAATCTAAACCTATAAAAGTTGCAAGTAAACAAGGATCACTAAAATAACAAAGCAGGTTAAAACAAGCACAAATATATATCACCCACAAGCAAGGGTGTTAAAAAGTCGATTGGACTACATTCTCCACTAGGCTCAAATGCAACTCgtttataattttataatatatataattataattattatattaagttATATTGTTGTCAAAATAATaagtataattaaaattaatacatAATGTATACAAATAAGAGACTCCTTTCTGCTTGCAAGCTTGTTCCATATATGAATCTCTAGCTTGTGCTCATTTATTAAGCGATATTTAAAACATGTTCAAGATCAAACTTGAGCTCTTTTAGGGTTTTTCGGCTCATTTACACCCCACCCAAAAGCCACAACTAGCAAGTACTGTATAATAATACAAATATGTATGTAACACAAAGTTTGCAGCTTGatcaaacaattatatatatatatatatatatatatatatatatatatatatatatatatatatatatatatatatatacaatatttaatttaatttaatttaatactaCTAAAGAGCATACCTGAACCGAGAATGTTCTTTAAATCTTCAGCAGAAGGGGAGGTGTTACCTCCCAAAAGAGCCAACAAATAAGCAGCAATAACCTTCATTCTATACCAATTTTAAACATAACAAATATATTCAATTAACAGGTCACATTTCAACATCAATTACAATTACATCAAAACACGCATTCTATAAATTATGCAACTTACTGAATAAATCAAAATAGTtcattttccaaaaaaaaaaaaaaaaaaaaaaaaaaaaaattaatatttacattTTGATGGTTAGATCgaacaatttatacatatgatatataAACATAAATCAATCTATACGAGACTCGCATTTCAAATTATACATAAAACAGTCAATAAACCTAATTTAGTAATCTGGAGAAGAATTAAGGTACCTGTGATTTAGGTGTTACAGCCGCTGATAATCGTTATTTTAGAAAATGGGCGTTAGGGTTCAACAGGCACCTTGAAACCCTAATCGTCTATTCCTTCTTATAAATACTGCTTAATTTCTTAATTTTATGGGCTTCTTTCGGTAGACTTCTTAATGGGCTGGGTGGCCCATTTTTATCCTCAAAGTGTTTAATAACGATATTTCTTTCAACTTACGAACTTTTAAAAATGACTCATGACCATGCACCACGCACCATGGATTGTGTGTATTGCTCGATATGTAGTGCGTATCGTCCAAGGTTACTTGCAACTCGCACTACTTATCACGCAACACGCACCGAGTGTGGTGATTTGTGTGGTATGTGATGCTTGTTAacttgctatattttttttttaatcctttttgtgtgttttaaaaataaatattaatgcaTAAACATTTCAAACCAACATAATATTTAGTATACTTAGAATTCTAACTACAAAAAATATAAATCACTGACTACTGAGCCGATTTAGTCGGCTTCTTCGTCTTCACCTGCTAGATCGTCGGGGGATTTCGGATATTAAGCCGGGCTCTGAATAAGACATGTAACAGCTAGTTTCTGTACAATGAAGCGACAAGGCTGGGCTTCCTGACTATCGGGTATTTGCTAATACGCACAACTCGCTCCTTATGCAGGCAAATCCACACGCCACATTCGCCACGAGGACCATCCTGCTGTAGAACTGTCTCACATCGGAGGATCAAGTCCAAAGTATCTGTGTCTGCCGGTGTGAGAATGTCGTTATCCTTTCCAAAATCGAAGCCCATTTAAAAAGTGGGCAGGTACGTGACGAAGTCCCTAATCAACCGCTCTTGCTCGTCTACCCCAGAGTGCAATAAACTATCATAAATGATGACTGTATGTAGGTGATATCCCACTCTAGTAGCATATAGTGGTGGATGACCGACATATGTACATGGACAAGTACCTATGTCAGAtttcatattatatttttaaatttttttgtacATTTACTTACCTGCTCACATACCCACCAAGATATATAAGAATACATTTTGATGTTACCGAACGACATATGATCCATATCAAGGTCCTCATGCTCTTTCTCGCCGATACAGAACTCGTAGTACTTTTCCACTGATTCAAGAAACAAAGGGGCATTACAGTTCATCTCCTCTCTTCCAAAGTAACGCGCATCTCCGTCAACATTAGCCCGATCATCCTCCGGCGATAGATTTGCAACCTGTAGGCTCATCATCATTGTATTGTGTAAAAAGAATTATAGTTAGAATCATAATTATAGTAAAAATAGTTATACTACTTcgtaacatatttatattaaatatagttaTATTTGACTTACCAAAGTTTCCAGTTCCTTGTTGCCGACATATCCATGTAATTTGCCCCAATACTCCTCTATATCTAAGTAATCCTAAAAAGGCGTGCATGGTATAAACATGTTTGATGCGTAAAATTGAGGATAAAATTATGAATGGAAAATACTCAAAAAAGACTAAAACACAACTAGGCAAGTGTGTACCTAATCGTATGGTAGTATAGTATTGGTATAGTCTCAAGTATCGTCCACAAAACGGTTCTAACGCAGTTCAAGGTTATTAAGCTAGTAATGAATAAAAAAACAAAAGGAAGCAAAACAAGTAAATAATTAGGGGTGGTTGTAAAACGATCGACCAATCAAAGTTAAGATAAAGTAAAAAACGATATTTTCGtgttttatgaaatgtcccgttcatattgattataaacgttccatattaattgatttcgtcgcgaggttttgacctctatatgagacgtttttcaaagactgcattcatttttaaaacaaccataacctttattttatctataaaggtttaaaaagcattacgtagattatcaaataattataatctaaaacacagtgtgtttacacatgaccattacataatggtttacaataagaatatattacatcaaaaataagtttcttaaatgcagtttttacataatatcatacaagcatggaccccaaatcttgtccttattttagtatgcaacagcggaagctcttaataatcacatgagaataaacatgcttaaaacgtcaacaaaaatgttagtgagttataggtttaacatatatattatcaaatcataataatagaccacaagatttcatatttcaatatacatcacatacatagagataaaaatcattcatatggtgaacacctggtaaccgacattaacaagatgcatataagaatatcccctatcattcagggaaatccttcggacatgataaaaatgaattcgaagtactaaaacatccggtactttggatggggttcgttaggcccaatagatctatctttaggattcgcgtcaattagtagatcggtttactaattcttaggctaccaagcaaaaggggcatatccagcttcgatcattcacccatataatgtagtttcatttacttgtgtctatttcgtaaaacatttataaaactgcatgtattctcttcccaaaatattagattttaaaagtgggactataactcactttcacagatttttacttcgtcgggagtaagacttggccactggtcgattcacgaacctataacaaatatatacatatatatatatatatatatatatatatatatatatatatatatatatatatatatatatatatatatatatatatatatatatatatatatatatatcaaagtatgttcaaaatatatttacaacatttttaatacattttgatgttttaagcttattaagtcagctgtcctcgttagtaacctacaactagttgtccatagttagatgtacagaaataaattgatatatattatcttgaatcaatccacgacccagtgtatacacgtctcaggctagatcacaactcaaagtatatatatttttgaaatcaacctcaaccctgtatagctaactcaaacattactgcatatagagtgtctatggttgttccaaataatatatatacatgtgtcgatatgatatgtcaaaacatttgcatacgtgtctatggtatcccacgattacataatatattagaatacatgtataatacaatataagttagctagaatatgatttgtatagaattgttacaatatttcccgtagctataacaatcaaaaaaatatccaatcttgttttacccataacttcttcgtttcaaatccgttttgagtgaatcaaattgctatggtttcatattgaactatattttatgaatctaaacagaaaaagtatagttttatagtcggaaatataagttacaagttatttttgtaagaggtagtcatttcagtcgaaagaacgacgtcttgatgaccattttgaaaaacatacttccactttgagtttaaccatgatttttagatgtagtttcatgttcataagaaaaatcattttcccagaagaacaacttttaaataaaattttatcatagcttttaattatcaaacccaaaacagcccgcggtgttactacgacggcgtatgtccggttttacggtgtttttcgtgtttccaggttttaaatcatttagttagcatatcatatagatatagaacatgtgtttagttgattttaaaagtcaagttagaaggattaacttttgtttgcgaacaagtttagaattaactaaactatgttctagtgatttcaagtttaaaccttcgaataaggtagttttatatatatgaatcgaatgatgttatgaatatcattactacctcaagttttgtggataaacctactggaaatgagaaaaataggtctagcttcaaaggatccttggatggcttgaaagttcttgaagcagaatcatgacacgaaaacaagttcaagtaagatttccactcgaaataagattactatagttatagaaattgaatcaaagtttgaatatgagtattaccttgtattagaaagatatcttactgtaaataagaaagatttcttgaggttggatgatcactttacaagattggaagtaagctagcaaacttggaagtattcttgattttatgaaactagaacttatagaatttatgaagaacacttagaacttgaagatagaacttgagagatatcaattagatgaagaaaattgaagaatgaaagtgtttgtaggtgtttttggtcgttggtatatggattagatataaaggatgtgtaattttgtttacatgtaaataagtcatgaatgattactaatatttttgtaattttatgagatatttcatgctagtttccaaatgatggttcttacatatgttagatgactcacatgggctgctaagagctgattattggagtgtatataccaatagtacatacatctaaaagttgtgtagtgtacgagtacgaatacgggtgcatacgagtagaattgttgatgaaactgaacgaggatgtaattgtaagcatttttttaagtagaagtattttgataagtgtcttgaagtctttcaaaagtgtatgaatacatattaaaacactacatgtatatacattttaactgagtcgttaagtcatcgttagtcgttacatgtaaatgttgttttgaaacctttaggttaacgatcttgtttaatgttgttaacccattgtttattaaatctaaagagatgttaaattattacattatcatgatattatgatatattaatatatcttagtatgatatatatacagttaaatgttgttacaacgataatcgttacatatatgtctcgtttcgaaatcattaagttagtagtcttatttttacatatgtagttcattgttaatacacttaatgacatgtttacttatcatttatcatgattaaacatagtgtatcaatatcttaatataattcatatgtatttagtaagacattgttataacgataatcgttatatatatcgtttcgagtttcttaattcaataaactcaattttatgtatataactcattgttaaaatacctaatgagatacttacttatcataatatcatgttaactatatatataatcatatatatgtcatcatatagtttttacaagttttaacgttcgtgaatcaccggtcaacttgggtggtcaattgtctatatgaaacctattttaattaatcaagtcttaacaagtttgattgcttaacgtgttgaaaacacttaatcatgtaaataacaatttcatttaatatatataaacatgaaaaagttcgggtcactacagtacctacccgttaaataaatttcgtcccgaaattttaagcagttagaggtgttgacgtatcttctgaaaataagtgcgggtatttatttttcatatgatcttctcgttcccaggtgaacttgggtcctctacgagcattccatcgaactttaacaattggtatattgttttgcttaagtctttttacctcacgatccattatttcgacgggttcttcgacgaattgaagtttttcgttgatttggatttcgtctaacggaatagtgagatcttctttagcaaaacatttcttcaaatttgatacgtggaaagtgttatgtacagccgcgagttattgtggtaattcaagtcggtaagctactggtccgacacgatcaataatcttaatgaaatgtcccgttcttattgattaaaaacgttccatattaattgatttcgttgcgaggttttgacctctatatgagacgtttttcaaagactgcattcatttttaaaacaaaccataacctttatttcatcaataaaggtttaaaaagctttacgtagattatcaaataatgataatctaaaatatcctgtttacacacgaccattacataatggtttacaatacaaatatgttacatcgaaatcagtttcttgaatgcagtttttacacaatatcatacaaacatggactccaaatcttgtccttattttagtatgcaacagcggaagctcttaatattcacctgagaataaacatgctttaaacgtcaacaaaaatgttggtgagttataggtttaacctatatatatcaaatcgtaacaatagaccacaagatttcatatttcaatacacatcccatacatagagataaaaatcattcatatggtgaacacctggtaaccgacaataacaagatgcatatataagaatatccccatcattccgggacacccttcggatatgatataaatttcgaagtactaaagcatccggtactttggatggggtttgttaggccca includes these proteins:
- the LOC139852549 gene encoding large ribosomal subunit protein P2-like, which codes for MKVIAAYLLALLGGNTSPSAEDLKNILGSVGADADDERISLLLSEVKGKDITELIASGREKLASVPSGGGGGVAVAAAASGGGAAPAAAAESKKEEKVEEKEESDDDMGFSLFD